In the Flavobacteriales bacterium genome, CGAGGTGACCTAATCGCTAAGATTAAAATCATCCCAAATATGATAAGTCTAAATAGTGCTGAATCCAGACTAAAAAGAGCCAAAATTAATTTAGAAGATTCGCAAAACAAGCACGAACGATTTAAAAAGCTATTTGAAGAGAAAGTTGTAGCCGAAGCTGAATACCAAGAATATGAGGTTGCCTACAAAAATAATGTTGAAGAACTTGAATCTGCAGAAAACAATCTTGCACTTGTTAAAGAAGGTGCCGTTAAAAATTCCGGAACGGCTACCAATACACTTATAAAATCCACCGTTTCCGGAATGGTCCTAGACGTTCCTATTAAAGAAGGTTATTCTGTTATTGAGAGCAATACGTTTAACGAGGGTACTACAATCGCATCCGTTGCCAATATGGGAGAAATGATATTTAAAGGCAACGTGGATGAATCGGAAGTTGGGAAAATCAGTAAAGGAATGGATATAATACTAGTGATTGGTGCCATTGCTGATCATGAATTTAATGCCAATCTCGAATACATTTCACCAAAGGGTTTAGAAGTTGATGGCGCCATACAGTTTGAAATAAGAGCTTCTGTAACATTAAAAGATTCAGTTTTTATTCGAGCTGGTTATAGTGCTAATGCAAACATTGTTTTAGAAAAAAGAGAAGACATTCTTACCCTTGATGAAAGTGCTTTGATTTTTAAAGATGATCTAACGTATGCTGAAATTGAAATTGATGAACAGGTTTTCGAAGAAA is a window encoding:
- a CDS encoding efflux RND transporter periplasmic adaptor subunit, whose amino-acid sequence is MKNFGAIAVVIILIGGFGGIIYYLYQKEQKDPIVYETIQLHRTNIYKKSVATGSVLPRKEIDIKSQVSGIVETIYVEAGSTIQRGDLIAKIKIIPNMISLNSAESRLKRAKINLEDSQNKHERFKKLFEEKVVAEAEYQEYEVAYKNNVEELESAENNLALVKEGAVKNSGTATNTLIKSTVSGMVLDVPIKEGYSVIESNTFNEGTTIASVANMGEMIFKGNVDESEVGKISKGMDIILVIGAIADHEFNANLEYISPKGLEVDGAIQFEIRASVTLKDSVFIRAGYSANANIVLEKREDILTLDESALIFKDDLTYAEIEIDEQVFEERKIETGLSDGINIEIISGLEESDNIKLPAQIGTFKGKKGRHH